In Bradyrhizobium sp. 195, the sequence GGGCGCGCTTGCCATGGAAATACTGCCTCAGCCAGGGATGCTGCGAGGCCTGCATGTCGGCGATCGACCCTGCCGCAATGATCTTACCGTTCCCTAAAACGGCGATGCGGTCACATGCTGTGTAAAGGCTGTCGAGGTCGTGGGTTACCATGAAAACCGTCAGCCCCAAAGTGCGCTGGAGCGTCCTGACCAGCTCGTCGAAGTCGCCGGCGCCGATCGGGTCGAGGCCCGAGGTCGGCTCATCCAGGAAGACGAGGTCCGGATCGAGCGACAGCGCGCGCGCCAGCGCCACGCGCTTGATCATGCCGCCCGAGAGTTCTGACGGAAATCGCTCGGCGACCTCGGGCTTGAGGCCGACCATGGTGAGCTTGGCCATGGTGATCTCGTCCATCAGCCGCTGCGAGACCCGCAAATATTCGCGCATCGGAAACTGGATGTTCTGCCGCACGGTGAGCGAGGAGAACAGCGCGCCCTGCTGAAACAAGACGCCCCAGCGCCGCTCGACGTTGCGGCGCTGCGAGGTGTTGGAGGAATCCAGATCGACACCGAACACTTCGATGGAGCCGGCGACCTTCGGCACGAGGCCGATGATGGTGCGCGTCAGCACCGACTTGCCCGCGCCGGAAGGGCCGACGAAGCCGAGGATCTCGCCACACTTGACGTCGAGGTTGAGGCCGTCGAGCACGCGCGTGCTGCCGAACTGCACGGTGATGTCGCGGACGCGGATGATGGGATTTTGGATCTCGCCTGCCATCGTCACATCCCGATCGAGGCGAAGAAGATCGCGAACACGCCGTCCATGACGATGACGAAGAAGATGCCCTTCACCACCGAGGCCGTGGTGTGCTGTCCGAGCGATTCCGCACTGCCCTGCACGGCGAGCCCTTCGACGCAGGCGACGATGCCGATCACCGCGGCCATGACCGGAGCCTTGACGATGCCGACGATGAAATGGTCGATCGAGATGGCATCGCGCAGGCGAAGCAGGAACGCCTCGGGCTCGACGCCGCCATAGAGCCAGGCGACGAGCCCGCCGCCATAGAGCGCGGCCATCGCGCCGAGGAAAGCGAGGATCGGCAGCGCCAGCACGAGGGCCATCATGCGCGGCAGCACCAGGACCTCGATCGGGTCGAAGCCCATGGTGCGCAACGCGTCGATCTCCTCGCGCATCTTCATCGAGCCGAGCTCGGCGGTGTAGGCGCTGCCCGAGCGTCCCGCGACCATGATCGCGACCAGGAGCACGCCGATCTCGCGCAGCACCAGCACGCCGAGCATGTCGACCACGAAGATGTCGGCGCCGAATCTTCGGAAATGGAAGATGCCTTGTTGCGCGATAATGCAGCCGATCAGGAAGGTGATCAGCACGATGATCGGCACCGCGCGCCAGCAGACCTGCTCCATGTGATGCACGGTCGAGGTCAGGCGGAACGAGCGCGGATGGATCAGGACGCGAAATCCTGCCGCGAGCACGGCGCCGAGCATGTCGACGAGGCCCGCAACCGTCCCGCCCACACCGGCTACGGTCCGGCCGATCTGCTCCAGCATGCCGGTGATGGTCACCGTGCCGCCGTCGACCACGGCCGTCGCCCTGACCCGCCGCACCTCGTCGACCAGACTCGAATAATTGGCGGAGAGCCCCGCGATCTGCGCCTCGACGGGCCCATTGGTCAGGCTACGGCGCAGGCGCTCGATCAACCAGGCGCCGAAGGTGTCGAGCTTGGCGACCTCGGAGACGTCGATGAAGATGCTCTGGGGCCTGCCGGCGAGCTTCTCGGCGTCGGCCACGATCCGCTCCAGCACCGGCGCGAAGCTCGCGGTCCAGGTCCCAGTGGCGCAAAGTGCCAGCGCGTTGCCCTTGGCAATCCGTTCCAGCTTCGGATCGCTGTTCAAGATGTCCGCTCCCGTGCCGGGGCGGAGAAGATCAGAGAGTTGCGCACGCGCCCTTACCCAGAGAAGGTATCCCCAAGTGGTTAATGTTAGTTGCTAGAGGTAACTAGCAGGTTCAGATTTCGCCAGAGTTCAAAATGACTTCCATGAAATTTGCTTCCCTGGCGGCGCGAATCGAGCGCTTCCCGATCGCGGGCAGCTTTACCATCAGCCGGGGGGCCAAAACCGAGGCCGTGACTGTCGTGGCGGAGGTCAGCCGGGACGGGCTGACCGGCCGCGGCGAGTGCGTGCCCTATCCCCGCTATGGCGAGACGCCCGAGGCGACGCTCGCGGCCATCCAGGCCATGCAGCAGGCCGTCGTGGACGGGCTCACGCGGCAGGCCCTCCAGGCCGCCATGGCGCCCGGAGCGGCCCGCAACGCCCTGGATTGCGCCTTGATCGACCTGGAGGCCAAGGCGGCGGGCCAGCGGGCCTGGAACCTGCTCGACCGCCCGGTGCCGGGCGAGCGCACCACGGCCTACACGATCTCGTTAGGGACCCCCGAGGCCATGGCCGCGGCGACCGCCAAGGCGGCGCACCGGCCGCTGCTCAAGATCAAGCTCGGCGGCGACGGCGATCCCCAGCGGATCGCGGCGGTGCGCAAGGCCGCGCCCGAAGCCGAGCTGATCGTCGATGCCAACGAGGCCTGGACCGAGGCCAATCTGGAGCACAATCTCGCCGCCTGCGACGCTGTCGGGGTCACGCTGGTCGAGCAGCCGCTGCCGGCCGGGAAGGACGAGGCGCTGTCGCGGATCAAGCGGCCGCTCGCGGTCTGCGCCGACGAGAGCGTGCACGACCGCTCCTCGCTTGCGCCCTTGCGCGAGCGCTACGACGCCGTGAACATCAAGCTCGACAAGACCGGCGGCCTCACCGAGGCGCTCGCCATGGCCGATGCCGCGCAGGCGCTTGGCTTCGAGATCATGATCGGCTGCATGGTCGCAACCTCGCTGTCGATGGCCCCGGCGATGCTGGTGACGCCGCAGGCGCGCTTCGTCGATCTCGACGGCCCGCTGCTGCTGGCGCGCGACCGCGACCATGGGCTGCGTTACGACGACAGCCTGATCTATCCGCCGGACGCCTCGCTCTGGGGCTGAGCCTTGAGCCGTTGCCGCGCCGACCAGATCAGAAGCGCGCCGCCAGCGGCCATCGCCGCCATGACGTAGTACAGGCCGTCGCCGATGCGGGCGTAGATCGCGCCCGACGCGATCGAGGTCGTGGCGCCCAAGAAGCCGCTGCAGGCGGCATAATAGCCCTGCCCGCGCGCGATCTGATGCGAGGGCACGCGCTGCACCAGCAGATTCATGGTGCCGACAACGGTCATGCCGAAGGTGAGGCCGTGGCCGAGCTGGACGATCGCAAGCAGCGCCAGCGGCGGCTCGTTGGCGGTGACGATCCAGCGCACCACGGCGCTTACGCCTCCGATCGCAATCATCGTGGATGGATGCAGCGAGAAGCGCGGCGACAGCGCGAACACGACAATCTCGGCGATCACGCCCAGCGTCCACAGCCCCGCGATCGTCAGCCCGCTGATCCCATGGAGCTGCCAGTCGATTGCCGAGAAGGTGTAGTAGGCGACGTGGCTGCCGTGGATCAGCGCGGCCGAGGCGATGATCGCCCAGAAGCCGGCATCGCGCAGCAGCGCCTTGCCGGCATGCCTCTCCGTCGTCCTGCGCCTGACATCGTCGAGCGGCTGAAGCAACAGGCTGGCTCCGACCGCAACGACCGCCCATGCAACGATGATCCAGATCAGGTCGCGCGCGGCGATGCTGTCGATGAGATAGCCGCAGGCGAGCGAGCCGGCGGCGAAGGCCGCCGAGCCCCACAGCCGCAAGGGCCCGTAGTCGAGCCCGAAACGGGCGACACCGCGCAGCGCATAGGCATCGGTCAGCGGCATCGTCGGCGTCCACATCATGCAGGTCAGCGCGTAGATCAGGAACAGCGCCAGCGGCTGCTGCTGCAGGCCGACCGCCGTAAATCCGATCGCCGTCGCCAGCACCGACACCATCATCGCGGCGCGGATGGCATGTCGCCTTTCGGCGAAGGCGGTCACTTGCGGCAGCGTGGTGAAGCGCGTGATCGCCGGCAGCGCGTTGATGAGCCCGATCCAGGTCGCATCGATGCCGATCGCCTTCAGCCACACCGGGAAGAACGGCAGATGCGTGCCCGAAACCGCGAAGATGGCCGAATAGAACAGGGCGAGGCTGACGGCGAATCGCCGCTTCCTGGATGCCGCGATGGGGATTTGTGATTCGGACTGCATCAAACCAATTGCGATTCGGTCGATATCGTGATGATCGTTACAATACCGCGCAGTGATTTGCGCGACGAGATTGCCATGGCCAACGAAGCATTCGCCCTCTCGCCTATGTCTGCCCGCGCGGCCGAGCCGAACGAGCAGGATTACGACGCGATCCGCGAAGCCTTCATGGAGACCGCGCGCGGCCGCTGGTTCCTCGGCGAATACGCCAAGCGCAACCGCAATGCCGACACCCGCATGGTGCTCGATGCGGTCGCGAAGATCGAAGAAACCCTTGCGGCGCAGCGACAACCCGTCGTCGAAGACCGCCTGCCCGAAGCATTGGTCGAGATCCGCCGTGCCATCCGCGAAGCCGAGACGATCGCGATCGCCGCGTTCGACCCCGCGGTGATCGAGGCGAGCCTCGCGGCGATCCCGCGTGGGGTGCGCATCATCAAGGAGATCTCATGGCGCTGGCGCGAGATCGGCGCCGACGGGCGAATATGCGACCTCATTGATTCGCAGCTCGCCTCGATCGAGGCCGCCTGCGGACAGGTTTCGACCATCGACCCCCGCGTCGAGCTCAAGATTGCCTTCGATCTGTTGAGGGATCGGGTCGAGCAGACCGACGGCGGCGCAACGCCGCAGGCGGCGCCCGCGGCTCCGGTGCAGGAGGCGCCCTCATCCGCCGCTGAAGCTCCGCCTGCCGAGACCGCGCCTGCCCCGACCGCAGCCCCAGCGATGACCAGCGAAGCCCCCGTGGCTTTTACGGAGCCGCCGCAGGATGTCGCGGCAGTTGCCGAGTCCGAAGCCGCCGTAGACGCGGCCGTCGCCACCGAAGCCGCAATTGCCGAGCAGGCAATGGACGCGGCCGTCGCGCCGGAGATTGCGGCCGAAGGCGAGATCGCTGTCGAAAACGCCGCGCTCGACCATGTCGCGCCGGAGAGTGTCGCGCCTGGAGAAACCACGCCTGAAGACGTCTCGTTTGAAGAGCCGGTCACGGACACCGCCCCTTTCGCGGAAGGCGCTGACGCATTCGCGCTCGACGCTGCCGCGCAAGCCGAGGACGACGCCGTGCTCGAGGCCATCGCGCTGGAGATGGCCGCGCCCGATCCTGATTTCGACGAGATCATCACGCCGGTCGAGATGGAAACGGCCGCTCCGGAACCGATGCCAGCGGAGACCACAGCGCCCGTTGCCGCCGAGCTTCCGGAGCCGATCGCACCTCAGCCGGCCGTTGCCCCGGTGATGGAAGAGCACGCCGCGGACGCGCCGATCGCGATGGACTCGCTCGCGCGCCTTACCGACGCCATTGCGGAGGCCGCCGCCGAAGTGATGGAGCAGCAGGTCCCGGCCATGGCTGCGACGGCGACATTCGCCGCAGCGCCAGCAGCAACGCTGCCACCGATGCCCTCACCCTTGTCCGCGTCCTTGCCCGAGCCCTCGCTCGGCGCCACCATCCTCGCCAGCGGCATTCTGCAGAAGCCTCGCGCGCCCGCCAACGATCCCCTCGCGCCGATCCGCCGCATGACCCAGGCCGAAAAGATCGCGTTCTTCTCGTAGGACGAGTGCTCTCTCTCGTGTCCCGGACAAGCGAAGCGCAGAGCCGGGGCCCAGGAGCCGCGAGTTCTACCGCAACATGGGCCCCGGCTCAGCAGCGCACCGTCGAAGAGACGCTGCGCTGCGTCCGGGGCAGCGAGAGCGAGATGCCGCGCGCGCAGTCCCGCCACAACGTCATTGCGAGCGCAGCGAAGCAATCCAGAATCTCTCCGCGGAAAGGCTCTGGATTGCTTCGTCGCTTCGCTCCTCGCAATGACGGACTAACTACCGTTCGCGAACTTGGTCACCCGCAATTCCACACCGCCCCGATCGGCGTGCGCGTCCAGCACGGACCAAAGCTGCCGCCATTGTAGCGGCCGCCGTTGAAGCCGGGGCGGCCGAAATAGTGCCACTCGCCGTCCCAACGGTAATATTGCGGAACCGGGTCGATATACCAATGACGTCGGTCGGCGCGCGACATTCGGCGCATCGCGTCTTTCTGCTTGTAGAGCGGAATGCTGTTGCTCAGCGGCTGCCGATAGCCCGGCAGGAAGCCGTAGCCTTTCCAGACCGGCTTAGCAGGCTTGTTTGACGCGGCGGGCGCTGTGGCGGGTAGCAGCGACAGGACGATGGCAACAGATAGGCACACAAGGCGAGACATGGTTCGACAATAAACAGGCGGATGCGAGAAGACCACTCAAATTCGAGTGCGAGGCTTTTCGCCGCTTCTGCTCATCGGCGTCTCTCGATACGCTTGCAAAGTGCAGCACGAGTGCTGCACGAAACGTCTTGCAAGTTCCGGAGTTGACCCATGTCTCAGCACCCGCGCGTCGGCGCCTTCGCGATCATTCCGAACAATGATCTTCCCGCCGCTAAACCGTTCTGGGAACGTCTCGGCTTTACGCGCACGGGCGGCGATGATGGCTATGTCATCATGAGCGGTTGGGGCTGCGAGGTCCATCTCACGCAGGCCGGCGATGGCCCATGGCGTGTGCCGGAGCACAATCCCTTTGGCGTCTTCATCCGCACGCCCGACGTCGAGGCCATTGCCGCGCGCGTGGACGATCTGATCATCCGCCCCGGCGGCGTGCTGCGTCACCGCGAATGGGGCATGTATGAAGTGGGCATCAACGGGCCTGACGGCCTCCTCGTCCGGATCGGCTGGCCGTCGGAGCTGATGCGCCAGTCCAGCTAACTGATCACGCCCTTGCGGATCAGGAAGCAGCCGTAGCCCCTGCTGTCGCCGACCTGCACGACGCCGAAACCCGCCGCTGCCGCACGATAGAAATCCGCCCGAGAGAGCTTGCCGGGAGCAATGGCGCTGCCGCTGGCGCGTTCGATCTCGGCCAGCACCGCGCGCTGCACGTCGGGCACGCGGTCGGGATCGTCGACCGGCATCATCACCCGCACCGGGTCGGGCTCGAAATCGTCGAGCGGATAGACCGACATGATGGCTCGGACGGCCGACTCCATCGTCATGCCCGGCAACTGGATCAGGCGCTGCGACGATGTGCTGCGGGCGATGTGCGTGGCCGGGTGGTTGGCATCGACGACCACGAGGTCGTCGCCGTGGCCCATGGAGGCGAGCAGCCAAAGCAGGTCGGGCGTCAGGATCGGATCGATCGATTTCAGCATGTGACGGCGGTTCCCGTTGTCGATCGCTAACCATAGCAGGTTCCAAGCGTGATTCAGATCACGTACGCCGCCATGGTGACAGAGATCACGGAGCATACGCTCGAACGCGGCCAAGCTACCTCGCAACTAATCTCGCATCGAGATCAGTGCCAAAGGAGCACGCCATGTTCCGCCTAAAGCCTTTCCTGATGACTGCGGGTCTTCTGGGAAGCCTGTTCGGCTTCGCCTGCGGGCCCGTTTCCGGGCAGGTCGCCCCGGTCCAGCCCGCCCCCACCGCGCTGCAAGGCCCGGAGCAGCGGGTGGCGCTGGTGATCGGCAATGCGAACTACCAAAACGCACCGCAGCTTGCGAACCCCGACGACGACGCGCAATCGATGGCGCAGTTCCTGAACTCCGCCGGCTTCGAAGTGGTCTCAGCAACCGATTTGACCCAGAACGATATGCTCCGCGTCGTCCAGGACTTCTCCGCCAAGGTCGCTTCGCGCGGTCCGAACACAGTGGCAATGGTCTATTATGCCGGCCACGGCGTGCAGCTCGCCGGCGAGAACTACCTGGTTCCGGTCGATGCCAAGATCTCGAATCCCACCGAGCTCGTCAGCAATTCGGTGCGCCTCGTCGACGTGATGTCGACGCTGGAGACGATCCCGAGCCGCATGCGCATCGTCATCCTCGATGCCTGCCGCAACAATCCGTTCCCGAGCGTGAACGACGCGGGCCGCGGCCTTGCCATCGTCGATGCGCCGAACGGCTCGATCGTGGGTTACTCGACCGCGCCGGGCGCCGAAGCGCTCGACGGCACCGGCGGCCACAGCCCGTATACGCGAGCCTTCCTGAACGTCGCGCGCGAACCCAACGTGCCGATCGAGCAGCTGTTCAAGCGCGTGCGCCTGCAGGTGAACCAGACCACCAGCGGCGCGCAGATTCCGTGGGAGAGCTCCTCGCTGACATCGGACTTCACCTTCTTCGGCGACACCGCAATTGCCGCCAACCGCGCGCCGGTCAAGACACCGGTCGTGCAGATGGCCCCCAACCTGCCGAGCCGTTCGACGCGCCAGGCTTATGATTATGTCGTCTCCGAGGGCCGGCCGGAATATTATCAGGAGTTCATCCAGATGTATCCGCACGATCCGCTGTGCGACCACGTCCGCTGGCTGCTCAATAACATCCTGCTCTCGCAGGCCTGGCACAAGGCGGTGCTCGTGAACTCCCCGCTCGGCTACAAGACCTTCTATGACAGCTACGGCAACAGCCCCTATGCGCAAGTCGCGCTGAACCTGCAGGCGCAGCCGAAGCAGATCCCCTTGATGCAGGCGACCAAGTTCCTGGCGCCGCAGAACATCGCCCCGACCTTCAAGATCGGCAATCTCGGCCAGCCCAAATACATGCCCTTGCAGCAGGGTAATGGTGGGCCGCAGATGGGCGGCAACCTGCCGGTCGTGCAGAAGCCGGTCGACGGCAATGTCATCGGCAAGCTTGGCAATGGCGGCCAGATCGTCAACCTGCCCTCGGGCAACAACAACCAGCCGGGCCAGCCGAACGGCACGCCCTCGCAGACCCCGGGCAAGATCGTCACCCTGCCTGCGCCGAACAACACCAATGGCGGCATTGGCAAGATCGTCACTTTGCCAGCGACCAACACCCCGAATGGCGGCAACGTCAACGGCAAGCCGGGCAAGATCGTGAGCATGCCCGTGAATGTCGGCAAGGGTGGCTCGAACATCGAGTCGAAGCCGGTCAACGTTCAGACGCAGAACCGCCCGATCCGCATCAACGATGGCGTGAAGATCACCAACAACCCGGTGAACAAGGTGCAGGTCCAGAACAACCTGCAGAACAAGCGTCCGCAGGTCAACACAATGCCGACCCGCATGGTCAACAGCGGCAGCAACTTCCGGC encodes:
- a CDS encoding ABC transporter ATP-binding protein, which produces MAGEIQNPIIRVRDITVQFGSTRVLDGLNLDVKCGEILGFVGPSGAGKSVLTRTIIGLVPKVAGSIEVFGVDLDSSNTSQRRNVERRWGVLFQQGALFSSLTVRQNIQFPMREYLRVSQRLMDEITMAKLTMVGLKPEVAERFPSELSGGMIKRVALARALSLDPDLVFLDEPTSGLDPIGAGDFDELVRTLQRTLGLTVFMVTHDLDSLYTACDRIAVLGNGKIIAAGSIADMQASQHPWLRQYFHGKRARAVMG
- a CDS encoding MlaE family ABC transporter permease → MNSDPKLERIAKGNALALCATGTWTASFAPVLERIVADAEKLAGRPQSIFIDVSEVAKLDTFGAWLIERLRRSLTNGPVEAQIAGLSANYSSLVDEVRRVRATAVVDGGTVTITGMLEQIGRTVAGVGGTVAGLVDMLGAVLAAGFRVLIHPRSFRLTSTVHHMEQVCWRAVPIIVLITFLIGCIIAQQGIFHFRRFGADIFVVDMLGVLVLREIGVLLVAIMVAGRSGSAYTAELGSMKMREEIDALRTMGFDPIEVLVLPRMMALVLALPILAFLGAMAALYGGGLVAWLYGGVEPEAFLLRLRDAISIDHFIVGIVKAPVMAAVIGIVACVEGLAVQGSAESLGQHTTASVVKGIFFVIVMDGVFAIFFASIGM
- the dgcA gene encoding N-acetyl-D-Glu racemase DgcA, coding for MTSMKFASLAARIERFPIAGSFTISRGAKTEAVTVVAEVSRDGLTGRGECVPYPRYGETPEATLAAIQAMQQAVVDGLTRQALQAAMAPGAARNALDCALIDLEAKAAGQRAWNLLDRPVPGERTTAYTISLGTPEAMAAATAKAAHRPLLKIKLGGDGDPQRIAAVRKAAPEAELIVDANEAWTEANLEHNLAACDAVGVTLVEQPLPAGKDEALSRIKRPLAVCADESVHDRSSLAPLRERYDAVNIKLDKTGGLTEALAMADAAQALGFEIMIGCMVATSLSMAPAMLVTPQARFVDLDGPLLLARDRDHGLRYDDSLIYPPDASLWG
- a CDS encoding MFS transporter encodes the protein MQSESQIPIAASRKRRFAVSLALFYSAIFAVSGTHLPFFPVWLKAIGIDATWIGLINALPAITRFTTLPQVTAFAERRHAIRAAMMVSVLATAIGFTAVGLQQQPLALFLIYALTCMMWTPTMPLTDAYALRGVARFGLDYGPLRLWGSAAFAAGSLACGYLIDSIAARDLIWIIVAWAVVAVGASLLLQPLDDVRRRTTERHAGKALLRDAGFWAIIASAALIHGSHVAYYTFSAIDWQLHGISGLTIAGLWTLGVIAEIVVFALSPRFSLHPSTMIAIGGVSAVVRWIVTANEPPLALLAIVQLGHGLTFGMTVVGTMNLLVQRVPSHQIARGQGYYAACSGFLGATTSIASGAIYARIGDGLYYVMAAMAAGGALLIWSARQRLKAQPQSEASGG
- a CDS encoding VOC family protein, producing the protein MSQHPRVGAFAIIPNNDLPAAKPFWERLGFTRTGGDDGYVIMSGWGCEVHLTQAGDGPWRVPEHNPFGVFIRTPDVEAIAARVDDLIIRPGGVLRHREWGMYEVGINGPDGLLVRIGWPSELMRQSS
- a CDS encoding RbsD/FucU family protein, coding for MLKSIDPILTPDLLWLLASMGHGDDLVVVDANHPATHIARSTSSQRLIQLPGMTMESAVRAIMSVYPLDDFEPDPVRVMMPVDDPDRVPDVQRAVLAEIERASGSAIAPGKLSRADFYRAAAAGFGVVQVGDSRGYGCFLIRKGVIS
- a CDS encoding caspase family protein, which encodes MFRLKPFLMTAGLLGSLFGFACGPVSGQVAPVQPAPTALQGPEQRVALVIGNANYQNAPQLANPDDDAQSMAQFLNSAGFEVVSATDLTQNDMLRVVQDFSAKVASRGPNTVAMVYYAGHGVQLAGENYLVPVDAKISNPTELVSNSVRLVDVMSTLETIPSRMRIVILDACRNNPFPSVNDAGRGLAIVDAPNGSIVGYSTAPGAEALDGTGGHSPYTRAFLNVAREPNVPIEQLFKRVRLQVNQTTSGAQIPWESSSLTSDFTFFGDTAIAANRAPVKTPVVQMAPNLPSRSTRQAYDYVVSEGRPEYYQEFIQMYPHDPLCDHVRWLLNNILLSQAWHKAVLVNSPLGYKTFYDSYGNSPYAQVALNLQAQPKQIPLMQATKFLAPQNIAPTFKIGNLGQPKYMPLQQGNGGPQMGGNLPVVQKPVDGNVIGKLGNGGQIVNLPSGNNNQPGQPNGTPSQTPGKIVTLPAPNNTNGGIGKIVTLPATNTPNGGNVNGKPGKIVSMPVNVGKGGSNIESKPVNVQTQNRPIRINDGVKITNNPVNKVQVQNNLQNKRPQVNTMPTRMVNSGSNFRQSMNQAPSMSGGNNHRGFMR